In one Fusarium keratoplasticum isolate Fu6.1 chromosome 5, whole genome shotgun sequence genomic region, the following are encoded:
- a CDS encoding FAD-binding PCMH-type domain-containing protein, translating into MTTRTPKDTYAQPEYEEAHLATFAAPKGYPIESVLPPDVKRETFEQALAEFVDAVGKDYVFIGDALSHYIDPYDIYIDDSERRRMPSAAVCPSSLEEAKQALKVANKYGIPVWAFSRGKNLGYGGPSARVNGSVAFDLHRMNRVLEVSDDFSYAVVEPGVSFKELGDYCALHGKKVWPSTPSLGWGSVTGNTLDRGTGFGSHSAHHQSIAGLEVLLPDGDVVRTGQFGITRSPSAFLSKFTFGPSIEGLFLQSNLGIVTKLSIWLTPQPPAFMECTIGVPAFEDIEPLVDVLGHLRQTGVIPNLVWVMSLLEQLCMFGRRSDYWQGEGPIPPWKLEEIRKEKGMSYWHGRWGLYGPKRIIQAQFEEIKEIVAKRVPQATLVGNFFQGENGELLDNKAIPNDNGSLLVGIPSLWSLPLVGWALPRGGGGKAAHGDYAPIIPNSGKMVLEWIRACRPHYEAAGVEPMVDFFMHERHVIMVNMFTFNQEDPDHRNKIHKLYHNFHAESKKRGYGMYRAHVNHMDLIAGLSDFNNHAYNRFIEKLKDAVDPNGILAPGKSGIWPERYRHLREGGAILEKQASHL; encoded by the exons ATGACGACCCGCACCCCCAAAGACACATACGCTCAGCCCGAGTATGAGGAGGCTCACTTGGCGACGTTTGCAGCCCCGAAAGGCTACCCTATCGAGTCTGTGCTGCCCCCCGACGTGAAGAGGGAAACCTTTGAACAGGCCCTGGCCGAGTTTGTCGACGCCGTCGGCAAAGATTATGTCTTTATCGGCGATGCTCTCTCTCACTACATCGATCCCTACGACATTTATATCGACGACAGtgagagaaggaggatgccGAGCGCGGCTGTTTG TCCCTCTTCGCTCGAGGAAGCTAAGCAGGCTCTCAAGGTTGCCAACAAATACGGCATCCCGGTCTGGGCTTTTTCCAGAGGCAAGAACCTAGG CTACGGGGGGCCGTCTGCGCGAGTCAACGGGTCCGTCGCCTTTGACCTTCATCGCATGAACCGAGTGCTCGAAGTTAGCGACGACTTCTCCTACGCCGTGGTAGAGCCAGGTGTGAGTTTCAAGGAGTTGGGTGATTATTGCGCCTTGCATGGCAAAAAGGTGTGGCCAAGCACTCCCTCTCTTGGATGGGGAAGCGTAACTGGTAAT ACTCTGGACCGTGGTACTGGCTTCGGCTCTCATTCCGCCCATCACCAATCGATTGCCGGGCTTGAGGTGCTGCTCCCTGACGGAGACGTCGTGCGTACGGGGCAATTCGGCATCACCcgctcgccctcggccttcCTGTCCAAATTCACTTTTGGTCCATCGATTGAGGGTCTCTTCTTGCAGAGCAACTTGGGCATCGTCACCAAGCTCAGCATCTGGCTAACTCCACAACCACCTGCTTTCATGGAATGCACGATTGGCGTTCCAGCTTTTGAGGATATTGAGCCCCTGGTTGATGTCCTGGGACACCTCCGTCAGACCGGTGTTATTCCTAACCTCGTCTGGGTCATgagcctgcttgagcagcTTTGCATGTTTGGAAGGAGGTCCGACTATTGGCAAGGCGAGGGCCCTATTCCTCCATGGAAGCTGGAAGAGATTcgcaaggagaagggtaTGAGCTACTGGCATGGCCGCTGGGGACTTTACGGTCCGAAGAGGATCATCCAAGCCCAGTTcgaagagatcaaggagatcgTGGCCAAGAGGGTTCCCCAGGCCACCCTCGTCGGCAACTTTTTCCAGGGCGAGAAtggagagcttctcgacaACAAGGCTATCCCAAATGACAATGGGAGTCTCTTGGTCGGTATCCCAAGCCTTTGGAGTCTTCCTTTGGTAGGCTGGGCATTGCCACGCGGTGGTGGAGGCAAGGCCGCCCACGGCGACTATGCCCCCATCATCCCTAACTCTGGCAAGATGGTTCTCGAGTGGATACGTGCCTGTAGACCTCACTATGAAGCAGCTGGAGTCGAGCCCATGGTGGACTTTTTCATGCACGAACGGCACGTAATCATGGTCAACATGTTCACCTTCAACCAGGAAGACCCCGACCATCGAAACAAGATCCACAAGCTTTACCATAACTTCCACGCCGAGAGCAAAAAGCGAGGATATGGCATGTACCGCGCACATGTCAACCACATGG ATCTCATCGCGGGCTTGAGCGATTTCAACAATCACGCGTACAACCGCTtcatcgagaagctcaag GACGCTGTCGACCCGAACGGTATCCTGGCGCCAGGAAAATCCGGGATCTGGCCCGAAAGGTACCGGCATCTAAGGGAAGGTGGAGCAATtctggagaagcaggctAGTCATTTGTAG
- a CDS encoding Fe-ADH domain-containing protein: MSTFEYVGGAYRVLFGRGTIQQLPSALEKLNAKAVMILSTPQQVDEAGRIKSLIGQSAVAVFSEATMHTPISVTEKAVRVAKEKMVDSIVSIGGGSTIGLGKAISVRTGLPHLCVPTTYAGSEMTPILGETDQGRKVTRRDARILPESVVYDIDLTRSLPVRLSVYSGINAIAHAVEALYASNINPIIDLMAVEGIRNLAKALPVLREDDQNDDARYEALYGAWLCGICLGSVNMGLHHKLCHTLGGTFNLPHAETHVTVLPHALAFNAPAVPGPMAKIASALPDSGGDAVRGMTSLYRRLKIDSSLRGYGMPERGIDKAADLVMSNPYKNPRPLERRAIRELIRRAWAGEDAEYFL; the protein is encoded by the exons ATGAGCACATTCGAGTACGTCGGCGGAGCATACCGCGTGCTGTTTGGTAGAGGAACAATCCAACAGCTCCCCTCGGCGCTCGAAAAGCTGAATGCCAAAGCCGTCATGATTCTTTCCACTCCGCAGCAAGTGGATGAAGCAGGGCGGATCAAAAGTCTCATCGGGCAATCCGCAGTGGCCGTTTTCAGCGAGGCAACGATGCACACGCCGATCTCCGTGACCGAAAAGGCCGTCCGGGTAgcaaaggagaagatggtAGATAGCATCGTATCCATCGGCGGAGGCAGCACTATCGGCCTGGGCAAAGCCATCAGTGTACGGACCGGCCTGCCGCATCTCTGTGTCCCGACCACCTATGCCGGCAGTGAAATGACTCCGATCCTCGGGGAGACGGACCAGGGGCGCAAGGTTACAAGGCGTGACGCTCGCATCCTTCCCGAGAGTGTTGTCTACGACATTGACCTAACGCGTTCGCTCCCGGTTCGACTTTCTGTCTACAGTGGCATCAATGCAATCGCCCACGCAG TCGAGGCCCTCTACGCAAGCAACATAAACCCAATTATTGACCTGATGGCGGTCGAAGGAATCCGCAACCTCGCCAAGGCGCTGCCCGTGTTGCGGGAGGATGACCAAAACGACGATGCACGATATGAGGCTCTTTACGGGGCGTGGTTGTGTGGAATTTGCCTAGGAAGCGTCAACATGGGACTGCACCACAAGCTATGCCACACTTTGGGCGGCACTTTCAATCTCCCACATGCCGAAACGCACGTTACAGTCCTTCCGCATGCCCTGGCGTTCAACGCTCCGGCCGTCCCGGGGCCAATGGCAAAGATCGCGTCGGCACTGCCGGACTCTGGAGGGGATGCCGTCAGGGGAATGACCAGCCTCTATCGGCGACTCAAGATTGACTCGAGCCTAAGGGGCTACGGTATGCCGGAGAGAGGGATCGACAAGGCCGCTGACCTTGTAATGTCGAACCCGTACAAGAACCCGCGGCCACTTGAACGAAGGGCTATCCGCGAGTTGATCCGACGTGCATGGGCGGGTGAGGATGCCGAATATTTTTTATGA